A window from Mycobacterium saskatchewanense encodes these proteins:
- a CDS encoding DUF222 domain-containing protein — protein sequence MGQCLSAEEARERIDSALCAIDAAHAVLRETSSDVVGNGFRVDVAARLETQERTNRGLMYRFFAEIADPPDGSGSVPAVRDALWARLRVPPRELVRRFKLAARIRPRRSLTGPPLEPELPELAAAVEAGAVGEDHIRVVCHAVDVLPSCVSPSDVANAERRLVRHATKLDAGVVGKLGQRIADHLNPDGHFTDDDRARRRGLRLGPQGPDGMSRLQGLLDPEARAYFEAIEAAVRPGRHLPSGDDPAARDERTPAQRCHDAVKLGLETAIASGGLGTHRGHPVTVVVTTTLAELDRAAHAVANPSIPMPAPATTGGGSRLPMPDLIRLAAKAIHYLAVFDDHTGRPLYLGREKRIATADQRLICYARDRGCTRPNCLEPGYRCEVHHSPDWAAGGRTDADTLHFACGCDHGAASRGEWRTEVTENGRLGWAKGSGPPEINHAHHPDELLRGDPDPPDTREG from the coding sequence ATGGGCCAGTGCCTGAGCGCCGAGGAAGCACGGGAGCGGATCGACTCCGCTCTCTGTGCCATCGACGCCGCGCACGCCGTGCTCCGGGAGACCAGCTCCGACGTGGTCGGCAACGGGTTTCGAGTCGACGTCGCCGCGCGGCTGGAGACGCAGGAACGTACCAACCGGGGTTTGATGTATCGCTTCTTCGCCGAGATCGCCGATCCGCCCGACGGGAGCGGCAGCGTCCCCGCGGTGCGCGACGCGCTGTGGGCCCGGCTTCGCGTGCCGCCCAGGGAACTCGTCCGCCGCTTCAAGCTGGCGGCGCGGATCCGGCCGCGCCGCTCGCTGACCGGTCCCCCGCTCGAGCCCGAGCTGCCGGAGTTGGCCGCCGCGGTCGAAGCGGGCGCCGTCGGCGAGGACCACATCCGGGTGGTGTGCCACGCGGTGGACGTGCTCCCTTCTTGTGTTTCGCCCTCCGACGTGGCGAACGCCGAGCGCAGGCTGGTGCGCCATGCGACCAAACTCGACGCGGGCGTGGTGGGCAAGCTGGGCCAGCGGATCGCCGATCACCTCAACCCCGACGGCCACTTCACCGACGACGACCGTGCCCGCCGCCGCGGGCTGCGCCTCGGGCCGCAGGGCCCGGATGGCATGTCCCGGCTGCAGGGGCTGCTCGACCCGGAGGCCCGCGCTTACTTCGAGGCCATCGAAGCCGCCGTCCGGCCCGGCCGCCACCTGCCGAGCGGGGACGACCCGGCGGCGCGCGACGAGCGCACGCCGGCCCAGCGCTGCCATGACGCGGTCAAGCTGGGCCTCGAGACGGCGATCGCGTCAGGCGGGCTCGGCACGCACCGGGGACACCCGGTGACCGTTGTCGTGACGACGACGCTCGCCGAACTGGATCGGGCCGCCCACGCCGTCGCGAACCCGTCGATCCCGATGCCCGCGCCGGCCACCACGGGAGGCGGCTCGAGGCTGCCGATGCCGGATCTCATTCGCCTGGCCGCCAAAGCGATTCATTACCTGGCGGTGTTCGACGACCACACCGGCCGACCGCTGTACCTGGGCCGCGAGAAGCGCATCGCCACCGCCGACCAGAGGCTTATCTGCTATGCCCGCGACCGCGGCTGCACCCGGCCCAATTGCCTGGAGCCCGGTTATCGGTGCGAGGTTCATCATTCGCCGGACTGGGCGGCCGGCGGCCGGACCGACGCGGATACGCTGCACTTCGCCTGTGGCTGCGACCACGGTGCGGCCAGCCGGGGCGAATGGCGCACCGAGGTCACCGAAAACGGGCGGCTGGGCTGGGCCAAGGGCAGCGGTCCACCCGAGATCAACCACGCGCATCACCCCGACGAACTCCTGCGCGGCGATCCCGACCCGCCCGACACACGCGAGGGATGA
- a CDS encoding DUF4129 domain-containing protein, with product MKKVTGRVPGVDKATGRVVALIVLLIVVAAALRGYLPAQDHAARAEPGGRAALTFVVTALAGTLALLAIAVVARLRDPRVVAPNVGELSELLGTGRGRPSWRVLLIGLAVIVAWLLMVALVMRIWVPHDVAPSPPTSTPTAPPPGQAPAPRPQSHPQNDNADMFRILLLATVPMLLMLIVGTVIMSARRRRAAVPDAVAEYHPETPTPGSDSLVRAAERGLAEVADLGRDPREAIIACYAAMERELANVPGAVPQEFDTPTEVLARAVEHHALHADNAVQLVQLFAEARFSPHVMNENHRDVAVGVLRLVLDELGSRSAA from the coding sequence ATGAAGAAAGTGACCGGTCGAGTGCCTGGGGTGGACAAGGCGACGGGGCGAGTCGTTGCCCTGATCGTGTTGCTGATCGTCGTCGCGGCCGCCCTCCGCGGATACCTGCCGGCCCAGGACCATGCGGCCCGCGCCGAGCCGGGCGGCCGGGCGGCGCTGACGTTCGTCGTCACCGCCCTGGCGGGCACGCTGGCGCTGCTGGCGATCGCCGTCGTGGCGCGGCTGCGAGACCCGCGGGTCGTGGCCCCGAACGTCGGCGAGCTCTCCGAACTGCTCGGCACTGGCCGGGGCCGGCCCAGTTGGCGGGTGCTGCTGATCGGGCTCGCGGTGATCGTGGCGTGGCTGCTGATGGTGGCGTTGGTGATGCGCATATGGGTGCCGCACGATGTCGCGCCGTCGCCGCCCACCTCGACCCCCACCGCGCCGCCGCCCGGGCAGGCCCCCGCGCCGCGTCCACAGTCGCATCCGCAGAACGACAACGCGGACATGTTCCGGATACTGCTCCTGGCCACCGTCCCGATGCTGCTGATGCTCATCGTCGGGACCGTCATCATGTCGGCGCGACGCCGGCGCGCGGCCGTGCCGGACGCCGTGGCGGAATACCACCCCGAAACGCCGACGCCGGGGTCCGACTCGTTGGTGCGGGCGGCCGAACGCGGACTGGCCGAAGTGGCCGACCTCGGCCGCGACCCGCGCGAGGCCATCATCGCGTGTTACGCCGCGATGGAGCGCGAGCTGGCGAACGTTCCCGGGGCCGTTCCCCAGGAGTTCGATACGCCCACCGAGGTGCTGGCCCGCGCCGTCGAACACCATGCCCTGCATGCCGACAACGCCGTGCAGCTGGTCCAACTCTTCGCCGAGGCACGGTTCAGCCCGCACGTCATGAACGAGAACCACCGCGACGTCGCCGTCGGAGTCCTCCGCCTGGTTCTCGACGAACTGGGATCCCGGAGCGCCGCATGA
- a CDS encoding AAA family ATPase has translation MTLPAATTTAHCEAVLDEIERVVVGKRGALTLILTAVLARGHVLIEDLPGLGKTLIARSFAAALGLQFTRVQFTPDLLPADLLGSTIYDMQSGRFAFRAGPIFTNLLLADEINRTPPKTQAALLEAMAEGQVSIDGETHQLPQPFIVLATDNPIEYEGTYPLPEAQLDRFAIRLELRYLSERDEAAMLRRRLDRGSARPTVSQVVDAHDLLAMRESVEQVTVHEDVLRYVVSLATATRHHPQVAVGASPRAELDLVQLARARALLLGRDYVIPEDVKALATAAVAHRITLRPEMWVRKIQGVDVVDELLRRLPVPRTNG, from the coding sequence ATGACACTGCCGGCGGCGACCACGACCGCGCATTGCGAAGCGGTGCTGGATGAAATCGAGCGAGTGGTGGTGGGCAAGCGCGGCGCGCTCACGCTGATCCTCACCGCCGTCCTCGCGCGCGGCCACGTCCTCATCGAGGACCTGCCCGGCCTCGGCAAGACCCTGATCGCGCGATCCTTCGCCGCGGCGCTGGGCCTGCAATTCACCCGGGTGCAGTTCACGCCCGACCTGTTGCCCGCCGACCTGCTCGGCTCGACGATCTATGACATGCAGTCCGGGCGGTTCGCCTTCCGAGCCGGACCGATCTTCACCAACCTGTTGCTCGCCGACGAGATCAACCGCACTCCGCCCAAGACGCAGGCCGCGCTACTGGAGGCGATGGCCGAGGGCCAGGTCAGCATCGACGGCGAAACTCATCAGCTCCCACAGCCTTTCATCGTTCTCGCGACGGACAATCCGATCGAGTACGAGGGCACCTATCCGTTGCCCGAGGCGCAGCTCGACCGGTTCGCGATTCGGCTCGAACTGCGCTACCTCTCGGAGCGTGACGAGGCCGCCATGCTGCGGCGCCGCCTCGACCGGGGATCGGCCCGCCCCACGGTCAGCCAGGTGGTGGACGCCCACGACCTCTTGGCGATGCGCGAATCGGTCGAGCAGGTGACCGTGCACGAAGACGTGCTGCGGTACGTGGTGTCGCTCGCCACGGCCACCCGCCATCATCCCCAGGTCGCGGTCGGAGCAAGCCCCCGTGCCGAGCTGGATCTGGTCCAGCTCGCGCGCGCCCGGGCCCTGTTGCTGGGGCGTGACTACGTGATCCCCGAGGACGTCAAGGCGCTTGCGACGGCGGCGGTCGCGCACCGGATCACCCTGCGGCCCGAGATGTGGGTGCGCAAGATTCAGGGCGTGGACGTGGTCGACGAGTTGTTGCGGCGCCTGCCGGTGCCCCGCACCAACGGGTGA
- a CDS encoding DUF58 domain-containing protein — translation MTASRDVEFRWRASRLTRAIATCSGVALAVAVIGAQWRLVAFAAPLLGVLCSISWQRPVPRVRVHGEPDVQRCFEGERAWLKVWATEEPGTAGSSAVRLTIPALDGMHLEALDTDSDHAKTVAATAHRWGRYAIRARVDAVARGGLLEATGTVDAGNIIVFPLTPPQLTPIPHTELLDRLGAHLTRHIGPGVEYADIRPYVPGDQLRAVNWPVSARRGRLHVTQRLTDRAADIVVLIDTYRQPAGPATVATERVVRGAAQVVQTALRHGDRAGIVALGGNRPRWLGADIGQRQFYRVLDTVLGAGDQFENTTGTLAPRAAVPAGAIVIAFSTLLDTEFALALIDLRKRGHVVIAVDILDSSPFEGEQDPLVDRMWALQRSAMYRDMASIGVDIVSWQGDRSLEQSMSVLPDRHRRVRGRLRG, via the coding sequence GTGACCGCGAGCCGCGATGTCGAATTCCGCTGGCGTGCTTCCCGTTTGACGCGGGCCATCGCGACCTGTTCGGGCGTTGCGCTCGCCGTCGCCGTGATCGGCGCTCAGTGGCGGCTCGTCGCGTTCGCCGCGCCGCTGCTCGGCGTGCTCTGCTCGATCAGCTGGCAGCGCCCCGTGCCGCGGGTCCGCGTGCACGGTGAGCCGGACGTCCAGCGCTGCTTCGAGGGCGAGCGGGCGTGGCTGAAGGTGTGGGCCACCGAGGAGCCCGGCACCGCCGGATCTTCGGCCGTCCGCCTCACGATCCCGGCCCTCGACGGCATGCACCTCGAGGCGCTGGACACCGATTCGGATCACGCGAAAACGGTTGCGGCGACGGCGCATCGCTGGGGCCGCTACGCGATCCGGGCCAGGGTCGACGCGGTCGCGCGCGGGGGTCTGCTGGAAGCGACGGGCACCGTCGACGCCGGGAACATCATCGTGTTCCCGCTGACGCCCCCGCAGCTGACGCCCATCCCGCACACCGAGTTGCTCGACCGGCTGGGCGCGCATCTCACCCGGCACATCGGACCCGGGGTGGAGTATGCCGACATTCGCCCCTACGTACCGGGCGACCAATTGCGGGCGGTGAATTGGCCCGTGAGTGCCCGCCGCGGCCGGTTGCACGTGACGCAGCGGCTGACCGACCGCGCCGCCGACATCGTCGTCCTCATCGACACGTACCGGCAGCCGGCGGGGCCGGCGACCGTGGCCACCGAGCGAGTGGTGCGCGGCGCGGCGCAGGTGGTGCAGACCGCGCTGCGGCACGGCGACCGGGCGGGCATCGTCGCACTCGGGGGGAACCGCCCCCGGTGGCTGGGTGCCGACATCGGGCAGCGGCAGTTCTATCGCGTGCTCGACACCGTGCTCGGCGCCGGGGACCAATTCGAAAACACCACCGGCACACTGGCGCCCCGCGCCGCCGTGCCCGCGGGCGCGATCGTCATCGCCTTCTCCACGCTGCTCGACACCGAATTCGCGCTGGCCTTGATCGACCTGCGCAAGCGCGGCCACGTCGTCATCGCCGTCGACATCCTCGACAGCTCGCCCTTCGAGGGGGAGCAGGATCCGCTCGTGGATCGGATGTGGGCGTTGCAGCGCTCCGCCATGTATCGGGACATGGCGAGCATCGGGGTCGACATCGTGTCGTGGCAAGGGGATCGCAGCCTCGAGCAGTCGATGAGTGTGCTGCCGGACCGCCACCGGCGGGTGCGGGGAAGGCTCCGGGGATGA
- the nuoN gene encoding NADH-quinone oxidoreductase subunit NuoN: MTIPTPSVEYFLLCPMLIVFGVAVAGVLVEAFLPRRIRYVAQVALALGGLTGAFVAVIAVSRSLPAAGRSAVLGAVAIDRPTLYLQGTVLLVAVMAVVFMAERTQAKAETKVAVAAGATTGTGGPGTAGPGGLDSFTPQASAVPGSDAEREARRAGVAQTELFPLAMLSVGGMMVFPASNDLLTMFVALEVLSLPLYLMCGLARHRRLLSQEAAMKYFLLGAFSSAFFLYGSALLYGATGTLLLPGIRDALAAHGDTSMALVGVALLSVGLLFKVGAVPFHSWIPDVYQGAPTPITGFMAAATKVAAFGALLRVVYVALPPLHDQWRPVLWAIAILTMAVGTVTAVNQTDVKRLLAYSSVAHVGFILTGVIADNPAGLSATLFYLLAYSFSTVGAFAVVGLIRNADGVEDATLSNWAGLGQRSPIVGVMFSMFLLAFAGIPLTSGFVSKLAVFKAAAQGGAVPLVVVGVVASGVAAYFYVRVIVSMFFTEATEQTPHVVSPGILSKAAIAICAAVTVVLGIFPEPLLDLADQAAQLLR, encoded by the coding sequence ATGACCATTCCCACCCCCAGCGTCGAGTACTTCCTGCTGTGCCCGATGCTCATCGTCTTCGGCGTCGCGGTGGCCGGCGTGCTGGTCGAAGCGTTCCTACCCAGGCGGATTCGCTACGTTGCCCAGGTGGCGCTCGCGCTCGGCGGCCTGACCGGCGCGTTCGTCGCGGTGATCGCGGTGAGCCGCTCGCTTCCGGCGGCGGGCCGGTCTGCGGTGCTCGGCGCGGTGGCCATCGACCGGCCGACCCTGTATCTGCAGGGCACCGTGCTCCTGGTCGCGGTGATGGCGGTCGTCTTCATGGCCGAACGGACGCAGGCCAAGGCCGAGACGAAGGTGGCCGTGGCCGCCGGGGCGACAACGGGCACGGGCGGCCCGGGCACGGCCGGCCCGGGCGGCCTGGATTCCTTTACGCCGCAGGCATCGGCGGTGCCCGGCAGCGACGCCGAGCGCGAGGCGCGGCGTGCCGGCGTCGCGCAGACCGAGCTCTTCCCGCTGGCGATGCTCTCCGTCGGCGGCATGATGGTGTTCCCCGCCTCCAATGACCTACTCACCATGTTCGTGGCGCTGGAGGTCTTGTCGCTCCCGCTCTACCTGATGTGCGGCCTGGCCCGTCATCGCCGCCTGCTGTCGCAGGAAGCGGCGATGAAATACTTCCTGCTGGGCGCGTTCTCGTCGGCGTTCTTCCTCTACGGATCGGCCCTGCTGTACGGTGCGACCGGCACGCTCCTGCTGCCCGGGATCCGGGATGCGCTTGCGGCGCATGGGGACACCTCGATGGCGCTGGTCGGCGTCGCGCTGCTGTCGGTGGGCCTGCTGTTCAAAGTCGGCGCGGTCCCGTTCCATTCGTGGATCCCGGACGTCTATCAGGGTGCGCCCACCCCGATCACGGGGTTCATGGCGGCCGCCACCAAGGTGGCGGCGTTCGGGGCGCTGCTCCGCGTCGTCTACGTCGCTCTGCCGCCCCTGCACGATCAGTGGCGCCCGGTCCTGTGGGCGATCGCCATCCTCACCATGGCGGTGGGCACCGTCACCGCGGTGAACCAGACCGATGTCAAGCGCCTGCTGGCCTACTCGTCGGTCGCGCACGTCGGCTTCATCCTGACCGGTGTGATCGCCGACAACCCCGCCGGCCTGTCCGCCACGCTGTTCTACCTGCTGGCCTACAGCTTCAGCACGGTCGGGGCGTTCGCCGTCGTCGGACTGATCCGCAACGCCGACGGCGTCGAGGACGCCACCCTGTCGAACTGGGCGGGGCTCGGTCAGCGCTCGCCCATTGTGGGCGTGATGTTTTCGATGTTCCTCCTGGCGTTCGCCGGCATCCCGCTGACGAGCGGCTTCGTCAGCAAGCTCGCCGTGTTCAAGGCGGCCGCCCAGGGCGGCGCGGTGCCGCTGGTGGTCGTCGGTGTGGTCGCGAGCGGGGTGGCCGCCTACTTCTACGTGCGGGTGATCGTGTCGATGTTCTTCACCGAGGCCACCGAACAGACCCCGCACGTGGTGTCGCCCGGTATCCTCAGCAAGGCCGCCATCGCGATATGCGCCGCCGTCACAGTGGTTTTGGGCATCTTTCCGGAGCCGCTGCTCGACCTGGCCGACCAGGCCGCGCAGCTGCTGCGCTGA
- a CDS encoding NADH-quinone oxidoreductase subunit M, protein MNNVPWLSVLWLLPLAGSVLIIVLPPGLRQLAKWAGLLFGVLTLAVALVVTVGFKTGGPTYQFVESHQWIPAFGAGYSLGVDGIAVVLVLLTAVLIPLLQVAGWNDGGDRRRSVHAYVALTLAIESMVLVSVVALDVLLFYVFFEAMLVPMYFLIGGFGQGRGRSRAAVKFLLYNLFGGLIMLAAVIGLYVVTSEHGSGTFDFRDIVAGVASGRYGADPAVFKALFLGFMFAFAIKAPLWPFHRWLPDAAVEATPATAVLMMAVMDKVGTFGMLRYCLQLFPGASTYFRPLIIVLAVIGVIYGAIVAIGQTDIMRLIAYTSISHFGFIILGIFVMTSQGQSGSTLYMLNHGLSTAAVFLIAGFLISRHGSRAIADYGGVQKVAPILAGTFLVSAMATLSLPGLAPFVSEFLVLLGTFNRYWLAAAFGVTALVLSAIYMLWLYQRVMTGPVASGNERIGDLRAREMIVVAPLIALLLGLGVYPKPVLDLINPAIENTMTTIGQHDPAPTVPRNAPAQAPTTAEGPHR, encoded by the coding sequence GTGAATAACGTCCCGTGGCTGAGCGTACTGTGGCTGCTGCCGCTGGCGGGCTCCGTCCTGATCATCGTGCTGCCGCCGGGCTTGCGCCAGCTCGCCAAGTGGGCCGGCCTCCTCTTCGGCGTCCTGACCCTGGCGGTGGCCCTCGTGGTCACGGTCGGCTTCAAAACCGGCGGACCCACTTACCAATTCGTGGAGAGCCACCAGTGGATACCGGCGTTCGGCGCCGGCTACTCCCTCGGCGTGGACGGCATCGCGGTGGTGCTGGTGCTGCTGACCGCCGTGCTGATCCCGCTGCTGCAGGTGGCCGGCTGGAACGACGGTGGCGATCGTAGGCGCAGCGTCCACGCCTACGTCGCCCTCACCCTGGCCATCGAATCGATGGTGCTGGTCTCGGTGGTCGCGCTGGACGTCCTGCTGTTCTACGTGTTCTTCGAGGCCATGCTCGTCCCGATGTATTTCCTGATCGGCGGCTTCGGCCAGGGCCGCGGCAGGTCACGCGCGGCGGTGAAGTTCCTGCTGTACAACCTGTTCGGCGGCCTGATCATGCTGGCGGCGGTCATCGGGCTGTACGTGGTGACGTCGGAGCACGGTTCGGGCACGTTCGACTTCCGCGACATCGTGGCCGGCGTCGCGTCCGGCCGCTACGGCGCCGACCCCGCGGTGTTCAAGGCGCTGTTCCTGGGCTTCATGTTCGCGTTCGCGATCAAGGCCCCGCTCTGGCCGTTCCACCGCTGGCTCCCCGACGCCGCGGTCGAGGCCACCCCGGCGACCGCGGTCCTCATGATGGCGGTGATGGACAAGGTCGGGACCTTCGGCATGCTGCGCTACTGCCTGCAGCTGTTCCCTGGCGCCTCAACCTATTTCCGACCGCTGATCATTGTGCTGGCGGTGATCGGCGTGATCTACGGCGCGATCGTGGCAATCGGCCAGACCGACATCATGCGCCTGATCGCCTACACCTCGATCTCCCACTTCGGGTTCATCATCCTGGGCATCTTCGTGATGACCAGCCAGGGGCAGAGCGGGTCGACGCTGTACATGCTCAACCACGGCCTGTCCACCGCGGCGGTTTTCCTCATCGCGGGCTTCCTGATATCCCGCCACGGCAGCCGCGCCATCGCCGACTACGGCGGTGTACAGAAGGTGGCGCCGATCCTGGCCGGCACCTTCCTGGTGTCGGCGATGGCCACCCTGTCCCTGCCGGGTCTCGCGCCGTTCGTCAGCGAATTCCTGGTGCTGCTGGGCACTTTCAACCGGTACTGGCTGGCTGCCGCGTTCGGCGTCACCGCGCTGGTGCTGTCTGCCATCTACATGCTGTGGCTTTACCAACGGGTGATGACCGGACCGGTGGCCAGCGGCAACGAACGCATCGGCGACCTCCGGGCGCGTGAGATGATCGTCGTCGCACCGCTGATCGCGCTGCTACTCGGCCTCGGCGTCTACCCCAAGCCGGTGCTGGACCTCATCAACCCCGCCATCGAGAACACCATGACCACCATCGGCCAGCACGATCCCGCGCCGACTGTGCCACGCAATGCCCCGGCACAAGCGCCGACGACAGCCGAAGGACCGCACCGATGA
- the nuoL gene encoding NADH-quinone oxidoreductase subunit L, with translation MTHLTWLLVALPLAGAVILLFGGRRTDAWGHLLGCAAALASFGVGVTLLADMLGRAGDDRTIHQTLFTWIPVGALRVDFGLQIDQLSMCFVLLITGVGSLIHIYSVAYMKDDADRRRFFGYLNLFLASMLLLVVADNYLVLYVGWEGVGLASYLLIGFWYHKPSAATAAKKAFVMNRVGDAGLAVGMFVMFANFGTLSYAGVFAGAPAAGRGALTAMGLLLLLGACAKSAQVPLQAWLGDAMEGPTPVSALIHAATMVTAGVYLIVRSNPLYNLSPDAQLGVVIVGAVTLLFGAFIGCAKDDIKRALAASTMSQIGYMVLAAGLGPAGYAFAIMHLLTHGFFKAGLFLGSGAVIHAMHEEQDMRRYGGLRKALPITFATFGLGYLAIIGVPPFAGFFSKDKIIEAALSTGDTRGYVLGGAALLGAGITAFYMTRVMLMTFFGQKRWAPDTHPHEAPAAMAWPMIILAFGSVFSGFLFWWGGSLQRWLEPVVGKHEETAQALPAWVTTVVALAVVAIGIAVAYRMYATAPIPRVAPLAVSPATTAARRDLYGDAFNEGVFMRPGAQLTEALVEIDDAGVDGSVNALAALVSRMSNRLRGLQTGFARNYALSMLAGAVLVIALILAVKVW, from the coding sequence ATGACTCATCTGACCTGGCTGCTGGTCGCACTGCCTCTGGCCGGTGCCGTCATTCTGCTGTTCGGCGGCCGGCGCACCGACGCCTGGGGGCACCTGCTCGGCTGCGCCGCCGCGCTCGCATCGTTCGGGGTCGGCGTGACACTGCTCGCCGACATGCTCGGCCGGGCCGGTGACGACCGGACCATCCACCAGACGTTGTTCACCTGGATCCCCGTCGGCGCGCTGCGCGTCGACTTCGGGCTGCAAATCGACCAGCTGTCCATGTGTTTCGTGCTGCTGATCACGGGCGTCGGGTCACTGATTCACATCTACTCGGTCGCCTACATGAAAGACGACGCCGATCGCCGTCGTTTCTTCGGCTACCTCAACCTGTTCCTGGCCTCGATGCTGCTGCTGGTGGTTGCCGACAACTACCTGGTGCTCTACGTCGGCTGGGAAGGCGTCGGCCTGGCGTCCTACCTGCTGATCGGGTTCTGGTACCACAAGCCGTCCGCGGCCACCGCCGCCAAGAAGGCGTTTGTGATGAACCGGGTGGGTGACGCCGGCCTGGCGGTCGGGATGTTCGTCATGTTCGCCAACTTCGGCACGCTGTCCTACGCCGGGGTATTCGCCGGCGCACCCGCCGCCGGGCGGGGCGCGCTGACGGCGATGGGGCTGTTGCTGCTCCTGGGCGCCTGCGCCAAGTCGGCCCAGGTACCGCTGCAGGCCTGGCTCGGCGACGCGATGGAGGGCCCCACCCCGGTGTCCGCGCTGATCCACGCCGCCACCATGGTGACCGCCGGCGTCTACCTGATCGTGCGGTCCAACCCGCTCTACAACCTCTCGCCCGACGCGCAATTGGGCGTGGTCATCGTCGGCGCGGTCACGCTGCTGTTCGGGGCGTTCATCGGCTGCGCAAAGGACGACATCAAGCGCGCGCTGGCGGCGTCGACGATGAGCCAGATCGGCTACATGGTGCTGGCCGCCGGCCTGGGCCCAGCCGGCTACGCGTTCGCGATCATGCACCTGCTCACGCACGGGTTCTTCAAGGCCGGCCTGTTCCTCGGCTCCGGCGCGGTGATCCACGCGATGCACGAGGAGCAGGACATGCGCCGCTACGGCGGCCTGCGCAAGGCCCTGCCGATCACCTTCGCCACCTTCGGCCTGGGCTACCTGGCGATCATCGGCGTGCCGCCGTTCGCGGGCTTCTTCTCCAAGGACAAGATCATCGAGGCGGCGCTGTCCACCGGGGACACCAGGGGTTACGTGCTGGGCGGGGCGGCGCTGCTCGGCGCCGGCATCACCGCCTTCTACATGACGCGGGTGATGCTGATGACCTTCTTCGGCCAGAAGCGTTGGGCCCCGGACACTCACCCGCACGAGGCGCCGGCCGCCATGGCGTGGCCGATGATCATCCTGGCCTTCGGCTCGGTGTTCTCCGGCTTCCTGTTCTGGTGGGGAGGGAGCCTGCAGCGCTGGCTCGAACCCGTCGTCGGGAAACACGAGGAGACCGCCCAAGCGCTGCCGGCGTGGGTCACCACCGTCGTCGCGCTGGCTGTCGTCGCCATCGGCATCGCGGTCGCCTACCGGATGTACGCCACGGCGCCCATCCCCCGGGTCGCCCCGCTCGCCGTCAGCCCGGCGACGACGGCCGCCCGCCGCGACCTCTACGGCGACGCCTTCAACGAAGGGGTGTTCATGCGCCCAGGCGCGCAACTCACCGAGGCGCTCGTCGAGATCGACGACGCGGGCGTGGACGGCTCGGTTAACGCGCTGGCGGCGCTGGTGAGCAGGATGTCAAACCGCTTGCGGGGCCTGCAAACCGGCTTTGCGCGTAACTACGCGTTGTCGATGCTGGCGGGTGCGGTCCTGGTGATCGCTCTGATTTTGGCGGTGAAAGTGTGGTGA
- the nuoK gene encoding NADH-quinone oxidoreductase subunit NuoK, translating to MNPANYLYLSALLFTIGAAGVLLRRNAIVMFMCVELMLNAVNLAFVTFARMHGHLDGQMIAFFTMVVAACEVVIGLAIIMTIFRARKSASVDDANLLKG from the coding sequence GTGAATCCGGCCAACTACCTGTACCTGTCGGCCCTGCTGTTCACCATCGGCGCCGCGGGAGTGCTGTTGCGCCGCAACGCCATCGTGATGTTCATGTGCGTCGAGCTGATGCTCAACGCCGTCAACCTGGCGTTCGTCACCTTCGCGCGGATGCACGGCCACCTGGACGGGCAGATGATCGCGTTCTTCACGATGGTGGTGGCCGCCTGCGAGGTCGTCATCGGCCTGGCGATCATCATGACGATCTTCCGTGCCCGCAAATCGGCGTCGGTTGACGACGCGAACCTACTCAAAGGCTGA
- a CDS encoding NADH-quinone oxidoreductase subunit J, producing the protein MTTFLAADAIVRTSTGEAVTFYILGALALVGALGVVLAVNAVYSAMFLAMTMIILAVFYMVQDALFLGVVQVVVYTGAVMMLFLFVLMLIGVDSAESLKETLHGQRVAAVIAGVGFGILLLAALGNVATGGFVGLTTANANGNVEGLAALIFSRYLWAFELTSALLITAAVGAMVLAHRERFERRRTQRELSQERFRAGGHPTPMPSPGVYARHNAVDVAALLPDGSYSELSVSSILRGRGADGAETPAVPQTVKGGA; encoded by the coding sequence GTGACCACGTTCCTGGCTGCCGACGCCATCGTCCGCACCTCCACCGGCGAGGCGGTGACCTTCTACATCCTGGGTGCGCTCGCGCTGGTCGGCGCGCTCGGCGTGGTGCTCGCGGTCAATGCCGTGTACTCGGCCATGTTCCTGGCCATGACGATGATCATCCTGGCGGTGTTCTACATGGTCCAGGACGCGCTGTTCCTCGGCGTCGTCCAAGTCGTCGTCTACACCGGCGCCGTCATGATGCTGTTCCTGTTCGTACTGATGCTGATCGGCGTGGATTCCGCGGAGTCGCTGAAGGAGACGCTGCACGGGCAGCGCGTCGCCGCGGTGATTGCTGGGGTGGGTTTCGGCATCCTCCTGCTGGCCGCGCTCGGCAACGTCGCGACGGGCGGCTTCGTCGGGCTGACCACCGCCAACGCCAACGGCAACGTCGAAGGCCTGGCCGCGCTGATCTTTTCGCGGTACCTGTGGGCGTTCGAGCTCACCAGCGCGTTGCTCATCACCGCGGCCGTCGGGGCGATGGTGCTGGCGCATCGCGAGCGCTTCGAACGCCGCAGGACCCAGCGGGAACTCTCGCAGGAGCGCTTCCGGGCCGGCGGGCACCCCACGCCCATGCCGAGTCCCGGTGTCTATGCGCGCCATAACGCCGTCGACGTGGCCGCGCTGCTGCCGGACGGGTCGTACTCGGAGTTGTCGGTGTCGTCGATCCTGCGGGGCAGGGGCGCCGACGGCGCCGAGACGCCTGCGGTACCCCAGACGGTGAAGGGCGGCGCGTAG